Part of the Nicotiana sylvestris chromosome 2, ASM39365v2, whole genome shotgun sequence genome, GTAAGAAGTTTATACATAAAATCAGCAAGAAAATGAAACTATCAAGAAGATTGTTTCACAATCAGAACATCAAGAATTGAAATCAACTGCTTTATACTCCAAAACACGAATCATATAATCTTTTACCACATAAAAAGTTATACTAACACGCAGATGCAAATAGCTAAGAAAAGGATAAAGTGATCGACATTGTATTTGAGTCTCGTTGCGAAAAGGAATATTTGTTCTCAGATAATGAACCACATGCTGTGAGATCGAATAGACACGTATACCTCCATTCTTGAAGCATAGTAGAAACTAACATTCTCAAATTCAATGCGTCCTGCTAATCCTTTTAACTTGGCTCCTACAACAATCCACAAAGCAGGATGAGAATATGCAGCCTCCGCAAAACATTTTTTTCAGAGTACTTATTGCACCAATGGAGCTATTTCAGCTTACATGAGTTTATTTTTATGCTGCATTTGGAAGGCATTAAACACCTTCCATCAGAAATTCTTTAATTAGGTACTTAAAACTGTCAGCAATTTTGATTGGATGGAACTTTGCATCAAAGAGCGACTAATGTTGTTTAAGGACAGAGGTAAAGCGATTCTACACCCTCCCCATCAGTAGTTGAGAACCCTTGCTTTTATGAACACCTAAATAATTTGTACCTCTAAGTACAAACCACTGCCTCCCCCTTCACCCCCAATGATATACACGCCATCTTCTACCATTTGTCAAGAAAACACAGCAAACAGTTGAGCCACGCTTCGCAAAACATCTTCCATAAAAGCCAGTCTTGAAGAAGATCTACAACTTCATAAAGCTTCTCTCTCAGAAATTTAAGCGTACACAGGGGATTTCAGGTATTTATCAGGCCTTCTACCTCAAAAAATTTCACTTTGAAGCATAGGAGAGAAATTTCCTTTAACCGAATCATGAAATCATTCTTTGAACATGAACGGGCCTTTGCAGAAAGCCAAAGTATGAATGCACACCAACTCTGGTGAGTCTATTTTGTGCCTAGTTTCAGTTTAACTTATACTTCGGCCATTAGAAGATTCAGTTAGCCAGAGGGATCTGTAATGCATTAGAAAGTATTGATAACACCTATTAATAGCTAAATTTTATAACTGAAACAATATATCCAACAGATTATAAGCAACCAAATGACCGAAAAGAGCAAGCATAACAAATGAAGAAGAGGCATTGGAAATCCAATCCAAGAATGTAAAAGTGACTTGCTTTCCAATAATCTTTACTAAAAGttattttttcatttcaaattgtACATCATAGTTCGTCTTTCAACCATCACAAGATAATGTCCCTTTGACTAAATTGAATAGATAATTTCTTTCTTTTAATGTTATATTAACTCAAAAGTTAAATTTTCACCACTTCTTACATGTTTAAACATACAGGACTTCCCAAAATCTAAACTGAATATTTAAAAGGTTTGTACATTTCTTTCTTGCAAACACTTAGAACCCTAGTTGGGTGAACATGCCATGTCCTGCCAAGATACTCAATATAAATACAGGGAGTAGATAAGTGAAACAAGAAGCTAGTTGGAAAATGATTTCACCTTTGTCAACGAATTGACCACTAGGTCTAAGATCCATTAATTGAAAAACCTTCTCACTTGCCCCAATAGACTGCATCAATGATGATAAATTGTCCCCCACCCACCATGTAGAATAAATCAACCATTCACTGTACAATATGAATTTTGTAAGTTGTTCTGCTGTAATATGACCAGCCAGAATAGACATTCCTCCTACCAGCACAGCAATAACCTAAAAGTCAAAGCACAAAATTGGACTTCACTTTAAATGATTAACTGAAaaactttctttcaaacaattaGCAAAAAAGACTACTATTATTTGGGCTGATCTAAACACCAAGAGTAGAATCTGCAAATGATTATGAAAAAATATCTGATTGAAAATGAGAAGCATCTATTTCTTTCTATCCAAAACCATTGAAAGGAAATGGTTGTGTATGCTTCATTAGATGAAACTCGGAATTCCAGAAGTTTCTAAGTAAAAATATGCAAGTCATGGAAGTGCTAAATGATGTAGGGATGCATTTTCAGGGAATACTTGAGATGCTGTGAGCATTAGCCAAAAATATTGTTTACGAGGTTGCACTGACAGGAATATGAGTGTCATACACAAGGACAGGGTTGTATTTGACACATATACCTTTAATTTCAACTTTTAGCACAATTTTCCAGCTGCATTTGAAGGAGCTAGACGATTTACTTGTCTGATGGAACATGAAGGGTGACATAGGTCTACAAAGAGGAATTGATGCAAAAATATAAGGGGCAAGGTAAGAGAAATCAAGGTAAAACTTACAATTTGCAAGTATCGGGTTTAAGTTCTGCCCGGAGAATGTATCAACCAAGAGAAAAAGCAGTTGATAGCAAGAAGACTGGTCAAACAATCAACACCTCTCTAGAAAAGGAACCAAGCAATAGCGCAAACGTGTCACTCAAGAGACACAGTAGCATGCAGTGTAGCAAGGTGTCACCCACTGATATTTAAATAGTTTTTAACATTTGGGATTAAGCAGCATGCAGTTTAAGCAAGGTGTCAcccacttatatatatattgataaatGATGCTGCATAAATACTTTTAAATAATGCAAAGGGCCGAATAATGAGGTGTAACGATGTCTAAATGTTGGGAAGCAAGGGCTAAAGAAGAGTGTGGTTTCCATGTGAAAGATCTTTCTGAAAATCCATCGATCATTTTCCTTCTAAGTAAATTTAAATTGATCTTGGAGAAAGCATTTCCTGTTATGTTTAGCTTCTGTATGACATTTGTTTTCAGAACATAGAGCTCCCGATTTTTGAAATGTCTTTCTTTCAAAGAGAGTTCCTCATTTATCAACCAACGAAAAAAGATGGAAGGTACAAAGGAGAAGAAAGATACTCCAGTGTTCAACGGTGGAAAGAGTTTGACCTGTGTTGAGTGATAGAGCGTGTTGAAGCTAAAGTTCCAATATCCATAAGCAGCACTTTGACGCAAGCTTATATCAGCTAACTTCCCTAGCCACCGTGCATACCTGTTCTAGAAGATGGTCATTTTCGAGCTCTTGTTAATACTGAGCACCTTGATATAATTATATTTTGCATATGTTCTATGCTTACTCCTGGCAGTGTTAAACAAAACACAAAGGGAATAAAATCCCTTCTGTTAAGTAGTACCTTCCCAGTTCTTGTTCCTCGGTTCCATACACTCGTACAGTCCTCATGAGGGAGAATGTCTCTTGGGCAACCTACATCACATCAAAGGATATGAAATCATTAAGAATTTAACTTATAACATCTTGGGAAAAAATGGACCAATTAACTTCTTAAGATTACTTCATTTGCAGAAGCAGTGTACTCCTGAATTAATTTAGCTGCTTTCTTCTGGTATCTATGAAAAGAAGGAggcacagagagagagagagttagaAGAAGTTCAGGAAATCATAAATTGCAATAATTCTCAAGTATAAGTTTTTTTCACCTACTTGAACAAAGTATTATGGTACTCATTTGCTACTAAGAGAATTAGCATAATATAGCAACTAATGAAAATGCGATTTAAAAGAAGAGAGACCAATTCTATAACTAGAGTTCACATGACTGTGGATGGGAAATTGGTTCAAAGACCAACTTGGCCCCTTTTTTAAAGATAACCAAGAGTGGCCTTATTCCAGCTTCAAAGCCTGATGAATAATGCCCCTCCCCACCCCCCACCCTTCTCTACTTAAATACCAGACTTGGTTCACGATCTAGAGTTCTGCACCTACCATACACCTTGTGTTGTAGTACCTTTGCTATTGGACCAAAACCCTGCGGCAACAAAGGCTAGCTTGGCCCTTGTCACTATTTGTATAATTTCCTAAAGTAAGAGATAAGTTCATCTCTTACTATAAATAAGTCAGTCCTTACATTATCAACTCAAAAAATTGGTGACCAAAAGTTTCAGTAAAACGGTTATCCTTGGAACTTCTCATTTTTAATAGATGTAAAACCATGCACGGTTTACTGTCACCTACGTCTATCCGGTAAATAAGATTCTAAGTTAATATACATCTGATTCATACAAGTAAAACAATGAGCAAAAACTTACTGGCCATACAACAGCATTATCGTGAGAAGTGCACAGCAGATAGCCAATGTGCACAATCCCAGTGGTGGGGACAAAATCAACAAATAAGCTAAAGCACCTGTTCCCTGGAAAGGACAAAAGTAAATTACCAACTCAAAAATGAATATCGGAACGCATTAGACATCTTAGGAAATCTTACCTGGAGAACATTACGCAAAATCAGATTTAGGTCATTTCCAATTACGCGAGAGACTTGTTGACAATCTGCCCCTAGCCTACTTGTCAAATCACCAACTGTTTCAGAATCAAAAAAGGATATATCCTACAAAGAGGGTAAGCAGAAATATATAAGGATCTGCGCTTCATATAGAAGCAATTTTGATGATGCTTTAGTTGTGTTTAAGCAAATAGAAATTCCTGAAACCTGAAGAAGAAGAGTGGAATACAATTTTTCCCTCATTCGCTGGACCTGCAAAAAAGATGAAGTGCAAGGCAATTAAACCATCTTTGTTTCTTGACGACTCTAACCTTTAAAAGATTATTTAAATGGTACTGATTTTATAGTGTCTGATAGAAGTAAAGATACAATACTAGATGTTTAGGCCAGTTCATGATAGACACCAGTATAACCCCAATAAAAAGACAATACAGAGTATATGTATATGATAACTGCATTGTTCTATTCTTCTAAAATGTGATGTAAGACTCACCAGGATCATATTTGCGAGCCCAAAAAAGCAACCTCGCACACCACTATTGGAGAAGCAGATGAACAAGTATGTATGTTAGGATACTCGCAAAAATGCAGGTAAGTAGGGTGACAGTGCAAAATAATACTAATGTGCATTATGTCCGTCTGAAATGATACAAAAACCTGCATATTCCGGAAATGATGCAGAGCACTACCAAGATGCGCACATTCCGGTGGAACACTGCGATACTGCTACTTTGCGCCGAAAAGATGGATGCTGTCAGAAAATGCGGGATACTAATTTCTGATAACTGATGCGAAGTAACTTCCAGTTAGTAATTATTTACTCCTACTATTTTCTTTGGTCCAattttgaaagaaagaaaaaaaactgtTGGTTCACGTACAGCAGTAATAATGAGTGCAGTAAAAGCAGCAAAAATAAGCAAACCATCTTGAGCTATCAATTCCCACATTCGGTGAAGAGCACGCACAACAGTCACAGGCTTTGCCGTTATTCCAATATCATCCACATCAAGCCTCCACCAATTTCCACCCGGAAATACATTCCGAACAAATTCCATCCATTTCACCCCCAGCTTCTCACTAGAATCAGCTTCTTGTACGGAGTATCCATTAATTGAAGCCGAATTTAGGGGAGATATGTACCGATATCGCTGATTTATCGAATTGCTAGAGAAAGAGAATCGGGTTTTGGATTGAGACCTTTTGTGAAGAATGTTGTTTGGATTTTGCCTTTTCTGTACAGAATATACAATTCTTAATCCAGGTTGAAATTGCACACTTGACACAAGCAACGCCATATAGCAATAATGAATTAACAGAGCAGaggaattgaacttttagtttgaaGGCTCCAATTTTGTGGGAAATTGAACGAGATTTTACTTGTGAGGCTATGGGCTTCCCAAAACTACTACAACATGTGTTTTCCTTTGAAAAGAAGGGAACCACAATATAATATGATGACGTGCTTCTTTGAAGAACTAGTGTACTAAAAAGAATCAAATCAAAACATAGAGCCCCTTTGATTAACTCATAAGCTTGaagtgtttgaaaaaaaaaatttaagtggaaaattgatttttaaaataagtatttacgtgtttggatagaagTGGTTAAACTGATATAAGCAAGTGTTTGATTAAAAAGTGCCGATAagctattttttgtaaaaatgactaaaatacccttgatttttttttttgaaaacattataatttaaatttttttgtaaagaaaagaattaacaacGAATATGGAATGAAGAGAAagtcaaaaaaattattttgggaAAAGTATTTCGTGAATTAGAGAATATTATTAAGGATAAACTAGTAAAAGTGTTGGTCAAACAAAAAAATGCTTATAAGCTTAAAAGTCATAAGTTGGGGGTGACCAGCTTATGACTTATGGTtgattttagcttataagcattTTGGGTATTTACTAAATACGTAAATAAGTCAAAAAGTATTTATAAGTCAGTTTGACttgcttataagcttagccaaacaccctcataGTTAAAAGAAAATGAGAGAAAGAAACAAACCAAATTACACTATATTTTGAgaagagaagcagaaaaagatacaGAAAAATATTAACTTTTTTTGAcacaacaaaaataatatattaaaCATTACGGAGTACCAAAATATTAACTTTCACATACCTATATAAGGTAAAGAAATGGCAGGTTAAAaggggaaaaaataaaaagatgcGCATAGCCTTAAAATGAATTCTATGAATCTGGTCGAAAAAGAATTTCTGTGAATCTGGTTTACATTTAAAGATTATATGAAAGCAAATTTGCAAACAAAGAGTTCTAATTTTCTTGATACTTTTCTTCATTGAGTcagaaaatgaagaaagaaaCTTACCCGCACCGGGTGTTTACATCATGTTAAGTTAAGTTaaccataaaataaaaaaaaattaaggtcTAGAGTcctattttaataaataaagaaatcaATGGTCGTCCAACTATAGAAAAAACTTACCTGCATTCGTCTTTCTTCTCCTTCTGCACGATATTCTACGAAAAAACTCAACCGAGAGTTTAATGGGAAGACAATTTCTTAGGTATTATTCAGTTTGTTATTTGTTAATGCGTGCTGAAAAACTTCTCCTAAGTTTTAGTTCAATTAGTAACCCTGTTTAGGCTATTATTGTCTTCACAAAAAAAATCggtaaaatataaattaaaattttcttttcaagatTAAGTTTGATAGCCTTTTCATGATTAGTCATAGTATAATTATGCAAAGCCAAGTGCAATTGATGAAGTTCTTTCGTATGAGTTTAATCTTTTTGAATATACATGTCTGTTGTTTTCACAAACTAAGCGATTTACCTTTTGTGTGATAATAGCATATTCACCATTAGTAGACAACAGTACCGTTGATGTACTTGACTTTCCGTCTACAACATAACATAGAATTTCAAGATATTGggtatttttatattaatatttaataaaGGTTATATGCAAAATATATGGTACTTAACTACGGTTAAGTAGTAACAATTGTAGTTAAATAAAGTGACATGTGTTATTTGTTTATTGATCCGGTGTAAATACCAGATGTAGGTAAAAAATTTCCGATAAGGAATTTAGTAGCTCTCTATATAATAATACCAGTCTTTAGGTTACGCGAACGTGCGTGCATTCCTTCTTAATGAATACAATTTTTTAAggaattatataaattttatgctTGAGATATTATAAAAGATAAGTTAAAGAAAAAAGTatactttttttaaaataatgatCCTTTTTATCTTATTATTCAATAAAAGAAACTTTGCTCTACCGAGTCCAGTAGTTTCCTATACATATGCAGTATTTCTATATTTATAATTTGTAGAtgagtatttttatttttgaactccTGTATTACATATATTATTTGAAACATTGGAGAGAACGAACTCTTATGTATGGTTGCCTATGTATCTTTTCAGGGCAAGAATCAAGTCAAAATGTAGTTCGGACCAACTACTAGGACTATGAGATTTGTATGATTATCATGAATGAGTGATTGTTACTTAAGAAGAAATTGTGCCTACGAATAAGAATTCTTGGGTTAGTGGGTGGAGACTGGTAGCTTTGGACAAGAGGTAGATGGTAGCATAGCGCATGGATCTATTTCAAATGACGGAAGTTAGTGAAAATGTGACATATGATTGaaaagatgtcacgacccaaaattccaagcagtcgtgatggtgcctacacATTGTCTAGGCAAGTCGAAACATAACAATAAAGAACTAGAACAACATAGTTTATAGAAATATCACAAGTTCGAAATCTCAATGTAACAAATACCGCTAATACAAGATAAATCCCCCCAAAACTGATAAATacagagtcataagctctacaaagGAATACAAGTCTGAAACTAAATAATATATTGTCTGAACTTAAACAACAGTAACATAAGAAAAGATAAGTCAAAATTGCAAGCAAGAATACAGTTGTACCTTGCCTCTCGAAGCTCAGACCAACAAGTAAACCTACCACTGATAACTAATCCccacacctggatctgcacaattaagtgcagagtgtagtatgagtataatctgcccaatatactcaataagtaacgtAACTAACCTCGGCGAGGTAAAATAAGTGAGAACTATAAATGATACTAGATATAACCTGTATAGTTTCATCATTTCTAACAAgtacagaataataataaaatcaagTCAAAAAGCATAGAAAGAAGCATCGGTATGTGTATGTGTATAGTTACTCAAATACTCTACCCAGTCAATGTTCATCATATAGAGATGATATGCAATTAATCATGTAATTAACCACGgaaattgcaagtaaagatgaaatgcaaGATCCAAACAAAACACTGGCCAGATTTCCTCAACCTTTCCATATCTGTACCAAACCACTGATCATCTTTCCTTAATATCCGCGTGTATACCATCAAGAGAAAAATATGAGAAGGTGGCCTTAGGGGGATGGATACATATCCACACGCAAGCACGACCAATTCAACGTGCTACTGGCCCGGCATGGTCACaggctcaatatcataatccgCCCAACATGGTCACAAGCATAACAGTACAATCAACCTGGCATGGTCACAGCATAACAACATAATCCGTCCGGCGTGATCACAAACATCCTTTCCAAATCATATCACACAGAAGCAAATATAAAATAATACATGTATATGATGAATGAATAACATATCTCAAGCTCATGGGCTGGTATAAGTGACATACTAAAGTGTAGGCATGTGCATAGTGTACTATCATAGCTCAAATTGGCAATTTCAtcacaaaaataataattatcaagTTCAATCAGGGAATAAGCCTTTTATATAACCTCAAATATGGGTCAAATAGTTCACAACAATGTTACGGATATGAGAAACATCATAGCTTAAAGCGTAACAATCAAttctaggcatatcatagcctaagcaCAACCCGAGCATGAATAAATACCCCCTTTGTTAGCACATGAGATCAAACCTCACACATGTGCATACCCATAACACATAGCTATCACAAATAATTCAGGCAACTAGTGCCCCAACCAAGTTTaaataagatacttacctcaagcaagccAAATTACTCCTCTAACAAGCCCTTTTCGTGTGAATCAGCCTCCGAaaggctcgaatctagccaaaataacgtAATACTATCAATAAAATCCATAGGAAGTGATTCCAAAAGACAAAACTAAGATCTTTAACTCAATTCAAAAAGTTAACCACAGGCCTGCACCTCGGTacccgataaaatttacaaattctgaatacccattcaattatgagtccatacataccaaaatcatccaattccaACAACCaatcgaccctcaaatcctcaaatcctcaaatttcaCTCTCCAATAACATAGtccaaaaaatttcaaattcTAACACAGATTCATAAAATTtaggtgaaataatcaatgggtaTTTAATATTTATGGACAAAAGTGATTAAAAGTCACTTACCTCTTTAATATAGGTGAAAAACTCTCCAAAAATTGCCCTAGTCTGAACTCCATAATTCCAAAATCAGAGAAAAGCTCAAACCCTTATTTTTATTACACTACCTAGCGATCCCGCACCTGCACCCCATTTATCCGCTTCTGTGGGACCTCTTCTGTGGTCAAAATACATATATGCACTCATTACTAAACTCCCGACCTTCCACCCGCTTCTGTGggtccgcacctgcggagtcCTTCTGCATCTACGGTGCAAGCTCACCCAGTCGCCTTTTTTGCTTCTGCAACCCATAATCCACATCTGTGGACTCGCATGTGTGGTCCTTCTCCACACCTGCAACTTTCACCAGTCTTCCCCACTTCGCATCTGCACATAAAATCACCGCACTTGCGGTGCCACATATGCATCCATAcccatcgcaggtgcgaaagcaTCAGAAGCCCGAAGCTTCAGCCGACACTCTAAGACCCGAAATGATTTGATAACCATGTGAATCACTCCCGAGGGCCTAGAGGCCCCATCTAAACATACCAACATGTCCTAAAATACGATAATAAATTAGTCTAAGCCTCAAATcacaactgtcacacctcctttttccgcgcccgcgagggtgcgtgggagtttttccaattaaaggacagtcgaaacgggatttatttgttttgtttcagagtcgccacctgggaattttaaggcgtcccaagtcaccaatttttaatccctgaatcgaggagaatatgactctgtttgttattctgcgaaccagaaatcctgaataaggaattctgttaatccggaagaaggtgttaggcatttccgaattccgtggttctagcacggtcgcttaactgttattatatttgactttgatttattaaatgcatatttattgcccaattttattgttaccgcttctatttagactgCTTgtaattaaggacccttcttcgaatcgaatcacgcatacgtgtatccgttttatatattatatattttttaacgtgaaaatcgtgtcacgcgtacgtatacacaatataataattattatttattttttttcgaatttttttttattataaaaaaagacttaagttcgaaattgtgctaaaaataaaattaagaacgttcgtcgctcttgtataattaaatattgaaccgcacatctcgagttatatgaaattaatattgatattctccgaagagccccctttttattaaatgttcgttcgaagttgcgcgaacgcataatccgaattgcttttagaaatataatcaggttacgcgaacgcatccctaatcacgcaaaagattcttaatagtagtatagattttccataaatgtttattgcatctatctatttttaaatgtaagaatcgtggagaattaccgattgggatgccaccaaatttcttgacaaagaattcaaaatttattaggcgttgctacaagtcttattttacgcgtatgaattatatacctcaaaactattcaaattttaaagaattaatgatatgaaaaagaaacaaacaacatgtaactaaaaatactaccatttttatcgtggatacaacattaacatatccaaaaattgaatcgcatataaaactggaaaaagaattaatttgataaacaaattaatagtttctgaagaatttttattgttacatttaatgcgaattctatttctacatatccttgacataaaatgttgcaattcgtgcttgtaaatcccatatccttctcatatacttgtttttagtccaaagttataattgtttggttaatttgtttacaaagattgagtttgagataaataaaccaattcttattctctgcctatgcgactatttgcaaacacttaactctatattttgtaaaaaaaatcattgacattatttcatatattaaaagaaatgagttgatcgcgttcctaaaataactaagccattagttattaagaaagagaactaatctactaattgatttaatactatattaaccaactaaaacaaaactgaaatttaaactaata contains:
- the LOC104225236 gene encoding ABC transporter B family member 26, chloroplastic, with amino-acid sequence MALLVSSVQFQPGLRIVYSVQKRQNPNNILHKRSQSKTRFSFSSNSINQRYRYISPLNSASINGYSVQEADSSEKLGVKWMEFVRNVFPGGNWWRLDVDDIGITAKPVTVVRALHRMWELIAQDGLLIFAAFTALIITALSEISIPHFLTASIFSAQSSSIAVFHRNVRILVVLCIISGICSGVRGCFFGLANMILVQRMREKLYSTLLLQDISFFDSETVGDLTSRLGADCQQVSRVIGNDLNLILRNVLQGTGALAYLLILSPPLGLCTLAICCALLTIMLLYGQYQKKAAKLIQEYTASANEVAQETFSLMRTVRVYGTEEQELGRYARWLGKLADISLRQSAAYGYWNFSFNTLYHSTQVIAVLVGGMSILAGHITAEQLTKFILYSEWLIYSTWWVGDNLSSLMQSIGASEKVFQLMDLRPSGQFVDKGAKLKGLAGRIEFENVSFYYASRMEMPVLQHINFVVHPGEVVALVGLSGSGKSTLVNLLLRLYEPISGQISIDGYPLRDLDIKWLRERIGYVGQEPRLFRMDISSNIRYGCSRDVNQQDVEWAAREAAAHDFISSLPNGYHTVVDDDLLSGGQKQRIAIARAILRDPDILLLDEATSALDAESEHNVKGVLRSVRRELNSKRTVIVIAHRLSTIQAADRIVVMESGKVVEMGGHKELLLKDGLYARLTRRQADAVA